GGGTTCACTTGATGAGTCCGCCAGTGCGCAGCAAACTTTCACCTCATTGCGCGTTAGCGCGACGACTTGGCCGCTTGGTGCCACTAGTTCGCGTTGCAAGGCCTTTACTTGCCAAGGTACGTTTGTGCCACTCGTTTTTGAGGGGAAGCTGACGACAGATGCGCGTTTTGTCACGGGTGTCTGGGCAGGGGTCGCCATAGACGACATTGCAGCCACAATTTCAGCGGTGCCGTCGGGGTCCCTTAGGATTAGCGATACGCCAGCCTGATAGAGACTAAGGCGGTTCTCGGCATTGTCTAACTTCCCGAAAAGCACCACATTTTTTGCGCGGTTCTCAGCAAGGTACTTCGCAACCACTTGGCCTGGTTGATCCGCCAGGTGCTGGTCTATCAGACATATCGAGAATCGCTCGGGTGACGACCATGCAGAGTAGCAATCGCGTGCAAGCGCAGCCCGAACAGTCTTGTAACCCAAAATATGAAGTGAATCAGTAAGCTGCTTTGCCAGAAAATTGTCTGACACAACTAACAACGCACTTGGTTTATTGGATGACTGGTTCATGATGTGTACCGAATACCGTACTCGCTCGCTGAGCACTTAGATTAACGTCTCAAACGTCACAAAGGTAGCTGCTATGACTCCTTTGTCGCATTTCTACGGACGACCCTTGGGTTGCTGTCACCGACCTAGCGTTAAGTCCGCCTTATTCAAGCGGTCGTCATTAACGCCCGAGCTTATCGAGAAGGCTGTAAAACAGCATTCCAGCTACGAGGCTCGGGCGCCGAAGCAGAGGTCCGCCTGGAAACTTAAGTGTCTTCAAGCTTGCCATCAGGTCAAAGTCTGCACAGCTGTTTGAAATCGCCATCGCGATAAGTTTGCCGGCCAAGGTTGCCGTAGGTACGCCGTGCCCAGAGAACCCCTGTGCGTAGTAAATCACTCCGTTTTTAACGCCCATATCAGGCATCCGATTACGTGTAATCGCAAGTGTCCCACCCCAACCAAACTCGAGACGTGTATCGGCAAGCTCCGGATAAACACCCAAAAGTTGGGGGCGCACGAAGTCGGTAATTGAGTCGGGGAATTTGTCGCTGTAAGTCTCACCGCCACCGAAAATAAGTCTGCGGTCCTCACTAAGTTTCCAATAATTGATGACAAATAGACTGTCTGAGAGGGAGGCATCCAAGGGGTTGACCTGTCTGGCCATCGCTTCGCTGAGTGGCTCGGTCGCAACAATAAAATTATTGATGGGCATGATGTTGCTGGCAATTGGCGAATAGAGTTGGTCCAGATAACCATTACACGCGATCACAACTCGCTCTGCGTTGACTGAGCCCGTTGCGGTGGAGATTTCAACACCTCGCTCATTCACCTTCAGCCTAGTCGCCTTGCTGTGCTCATAGATAACGCTGCCGGCCTTCATCGCGGCCCGCGCAAGCCCCAAGCAGTATTTGAGCGGGTGCAAGTGCCTTGCCCCGTTATCCAGTACCCCGTAGTGAAATCCGCGCGCGGAGCCTAAGGAGTGCAGTTCGTTCTTATCGACCCCTGTGAGCTGGTCATAATCGTAGGCAGTTTCGAGATGCGCTATCTCCTCTTTTAGATCACGAACATGTGCGGCCTTCGCCGCAAAGTGAATGTTTCCTCGCCCGAACTCACACTCGATATTGTTTGCCTCTATGAGCGACTCGACGAGTTCGACAGCCTCTAAACCCAGTCGCCACAGGTCTTTAGCTGTGGATTTTCCGTACCACTTCTCCAATGCGAATTGATCGGCACGCTGCCCCGTGCCGACGTGTCCCCCGTTACGGCCCGAAGCGCCCCAGCCCACTCTTGCAGCCTCTAAAACGACAACGCGTTTTCCGGCCTTGGCAAGATGAAGAGCGGCTGAAAGACCCGTGTAGCCGGCGCCGATCACGCACACATCGGCCTGCACAGCACCCTTGAGAGAGCCTTGCTCAGGCAGCAGGGCTGTCGATGCGCAATACCAACTGTTTGGATATTCGGATTTTATTAACGTCATGGGTGTAAGTATGAGGCTTGCGAGCAGTCTGGCGCCACACCATACTGGGGGTACCTAAGCAGAACGAAGGTTTTATGAGTGAGTCGAAGGAGCTACCTGAGCACAGCTCAACTATTGTTTACACGCCTGCGGCAGATGCGGTCTCAAGCCAGCTCAATCAGAATGATGACGAGATTCGTAAGTGGCTCGAAGAAAACAATATCTCAGAGGTAGAGTGCCTCGTTCCTGATATGACAGGGAACGCGAGAGGGAAGTTTATTCCAGCACACCAATTTCTCTCGCGTTCGGATCTGAAGCTGCCTGAGTCAATCATGGTGCAAACGGTCACAGGCGAATATACGGACGAGCATTGGGACTTTGTCGAACCCACCGATACCGATATGTTGTTGGTGGCTGACCCAAAAACGCTTAGAAAAGTTCCGTGGGCAAGAGAGCCCACGGCACAGGTTATTGCCGACTGTTACAGAGCTTCTGGAGAGCCTCATCCTTTATCCTCACGAAACGTGCTCAAGCATGTTTTGGCACTCTACGAAGCAGCGGGATTGCGCGCGCAGGTTGCGCCCGAAGTCGAATTTTTTCTCGTGCAAAAAAATACAGACCCAGACTATGAGCTCATGCCGCCAAAAGGCCGTTCAGGGCGCCGAGAAGTGGCGCGCATGTCCTTTAGTATCGATGCCGTGGCTGAGTTTGAGGATTTTGTAGAGGACATGTATGACTTCGCTGACGAACAGGCCCTCAGTGTCGATACCCTCATCCACGAGAACGGCGCGGCGCAATTGGAGATCAACTTCAATCATGGCGACCCACTGGACATGGCTGATCAAGTCTTTGTCTTCAAGCGTACGGTCCGAGAAACCGCGCAGCGCCACGGTATGTATGCCACATTTATGGCAAAGCCTATGCAAAAAGAGCCTGGCTCAGCGCTTCATATTCATCAAAGCATTTTATCGGTAGAGACCGGGGAAAATATCTTTAATGGTGAGGATGGCGAGCCAACAGCTGAGCTTATGAACTACATCGCTGGGCTTCAGCGTTACACGCCGGATCTCATCAGTTTCTATGCGCCAAATGTGAATTCATATCGGCGCCTCGCGCCCGATATCTCGGCGCCGATCAATTTAAGTTGGGGATACGATAATCGCACAACGGCATTCAGAGTGCCGGATAGTTCGCCCGATAACCGGCGGGTGGAGAATCGTTTTCCCGGTGCGGATGCCAACCCCTATCTGGCTATTGCAGCATCATTGGCCAGTGGACTACTGGGTCTGAAGGGCAAGCTGCAGCCTACCGCACCTCACCAAGGCACGGCTAACGATGACAATGTTGAAGTGGCAAGGTCCCTAGAAGAGGCGGTACGCCGCCTCAACGGTAACGCAGAATTAGCGCAAGTGATGGACGACTTATTCCTGCGCGCCTACGCGGCAGTCAAGCTTGATGAATTTGAAGAGTTCAATCGCGTCATCAGCTCTTGGGAACGAGAGCATTTGCTGCTGCAAGTTTGAATTCAGGACACTGCACTAAACTATGACCTCCTCCGCTGAAACGAGCAGCCTAACCCCATACCAGTTCCTGAAATACGGTGTTTATGTGGCGCTGCTTGCCAACGTATTTTTATTTTTGGTTGAGGAGATTGATTCGGCGGGTGCGATGAATGCCTCAGTCATTGGTGTTGCGAGTTTCT
The Candidatus Paraluminiphilus aquimaris genome window above contains:
- a CDS encoding glutamine synthetase family protein; this encodes MSESKELPEHSSTIVYTPAADAVSSQLNQNDDEIRKWLEENNISEVECLVPDMTGNARGKFIPAHQFLSRSDLKLPESIMVQTVTGEYTDEHWDFVEPTDTDMLLVADPKTLRKVPWAREPTAQVIADCYRASGEPHPLSSRNVLKHVLALYEAAGLRAQVAPEVEFFLVQKNTDPDYELMPPKGRSGRREVARMSFSIDAVAEFEDFVEDMYDFADEQALSVDTLIHENGAAQLEINFNHGDPLDMADQVFVFKRTVRETAQRHGMYATFMAKPMQKEPGSALHIHQSILSVETGENIFNGEDGEPTAELMNYIAGLQRYTPDLISFYAPNVNSYRRLAPDISAPINLSWGYDNRTTAFRVPDSSPDNRRVENRFPGADANPYLAIAASLASGLLGLKGKLQPTAPHQGTANDDNVEVARSLEEAVRRLNGNAELAQVMDDLFLRAYAAVKLDEFEEFNRVISSWEREHLLLQV
- a CDS encoding winged helix-turn-helix domain-containing protein; amino-acid sequence: MNQSSNKPSALLVVSDNFLAKQLTDSLHILGYKTVRAALARDCYSAWSSPERFSICLIDQHLADQPGQVVAKYLAENRAKNVVLFGKLDNAENRLSLYQAGVSLILRDPDGTAEIVAAMSSMATPAQTPVTKRASVVSFPSKTSGTNVPWQVKALQRELVAPSGQVVALTRNEVKVCCALADSSSEPTNREALTRALYGRFDSSANRALDAVIKRLRQKIVANVSAVDPITTHYGEGHRFTAPIIAVNQ
- a CDS encoding NAD(P)/FAD-dependent oxidoreductase → MTLIKSEYPNSWYCASTALLPEQGSLKGAVQADVCVIGAGYTGLSAALHLAKAGKRVVVLEAARVGWGASGRNGGHVGTGQRADQFALEKWYGKSTAKDLWRLGLEAVELVESLIEANNIECEFGRGNIHFAAKAAHVRDLKEEIAHLETAYDYDQLTGVDKNELHSLGSARGFHYGVLDNGARHLHPLKYCLGLARAAMKAGSVIYEHSKATRLKVNERGVEISTATGSVNAERVVIACNGYLDQLYSPIASNIMPINNFIVATEPLSEAMARQVNPLDASLSDSLFVINYWKLSEDRRLIFGGGETYSDKFPDSITDFVRPQLLGVYPELADTRLEFGWGGTLAITRNRMPDMGVKNGVIYYAQGFSGHGVPTATLAGKLIAMAISNSCADFDLMASLKTLKFPGGPLLRRPSLVAGMLFYSLLDKLGR